CGCGTCCCGTAGACGAGCGACGTGTTGTTGAACAGCTCGCGGCCCTGCTCGCCTCGGAAGAACGCGCGGACCCCGAAGTCGCCGAACGCGGCGTTGAGCCGGACGCCGTAGGTGAAGTCCGGTCGCGGGCTCCCGAGCTTGACGCGGTCGTCGTCGCCGGGGCTGTCGGTCGTCCCGACGAGCTCACGGTCGAGCGGGCCGGGCGCCGTGTCCGGGTCCCCATCGACGTCGACGACCTCGTAGTCGTTGAAGATCGGCTTGCCGTCGGCGTTGTACTCACCGGTGAACTCGTAGCCGTAGAAGATCGGGAACTCCTCGCCCGGCGTGAGCAGGAGCGACTGGCCGCCCGACTGGCCCTCGCCCGAGATGTTGCCCGTGAAGAGCTGCGTCGCGCCGCCGAGGTCGAGGACTTCGTTCCGGTTCGTGTTGAACGTGAGGCCGAGCGTGAAGCTCGACGCGTCGTTCTCGAACAGGAGCGCGTCGAGGGCCAGGTCGACGCCCGTGTTCCGCAGCGAGCCCACGTTCTGGACCTGCGTCGGGACGACGTCGGCCAGGACCGGGACGTTGAGGAGCAGGTCGTTCGTCGTGTTCCGGTAGAACTCGACGGAGCCGTAGAACCGGTCGCTCAGGAGCCGGTAGTCGAGGCCGACCGTGACCTCCTCCTTCTGCTCCCACTGGAGGTCCGGGTTGGCCAGCTGGCTCGGCGCGTAACCCGGGACGATGATCCCGTCGATGACGGCCGAGTTGGCCGGGTTCGCCGCCAGCAGGGGGAGGAACAGGTAGTCGCCGATGGCCTGGTTGCCCACGACTCCGTAGCCCGCGCGGAGGCGGAGGTCCGTGACGGCCGTCCCGCCGTCGAAGAACGGCTCGGCCGAGATCCGCCAGGCACCCGAGATGGCCGGGAACAGCGCGTACCGGTTTTCCTCCGAGAACCGCGACGAGCCGTCGTAGCGGAGCGAGCCCGTGAGGAAGTACCGGTCGCCGTAGTTGACGTTGGCGCGCGTGAAGAACGACGCCAGGAGGTTGTCGGCGCGGTACGAGAAGGTGCCCGGGCCGGCGTTGTTGCCGTTGATGGCGACGGTCCCCGACTGGAGGAGGTTGTCCTGGGTGAAGTCGGTCACGAAGCTCGTCGTCTGGACCGACGTCTCGCTCACGTTGAACTCCTGGTACTCGTAGCCGCCGAGGAGGTCGTAGTTCGTGTTCTCACCGAGCTGGCTGGCCCAGGTGAGGTAGGTTGAGATCGTCGCCGAGGTCCGCTCGAGCGTCCGGCGGTAGGCCGATCCGCCGTTCGTGGTCGCCGTGGCGAACTCCTGGCCGACCGGGCTCTGGGCCGGCGTGTAGGCCCGGCGCGTGCCGACCGAGCGGTCGCCACCGACGTTGAGCGAGGCCGTGAGGCCCTCGACGAGGTCGAGTTCGGCCGTGATGTTGCCGAGCGTCCGGACCGTCCGGGCCGTCTCGTCGATCTGGTTGGCGAGGGCGACCGGGTTGCGGAACGACCGCTGGCCCTCGATCTCGTAGTACCCGTCGAGCTGACTGTCGTCGTTGACCGGCGCGATCGGGCGGAACTGGATGGCGTTCTGGAACAGGCCGCCCTCGAACCCACCGACGTCGTTGGCCGCGACGAAGTCGTCGTCGGTCAGCGCCGACGTGAGGTTCAGGCCGAGGCGGAGCCGGTTGTCGAAGAGCTGGTTGTTCGCGTTGAGCCGGGCGGTCACGCGCTCCTGGCCCTCCGAGATCACGATCCCCTCGTTGTTGAGGTAGCTCACGCTCGCCCGGTACTGCGTCGTCGGCGTGCCGCCGCCGAACGAGAGGTTGTGCGACTGGGACACGCCCGTCCGGAAGATCTCGTCGACGAAGTTGGTGTCGAACGCGTTGATGTTGAGGTTGGCGTCGGGGCCACCGAGAATGTCGTCGCCACTCTGCCCGTCGGCGCCCAGAACGCCCGCGTTGTCGCGGACGAACTGGCGGTACTCCTCGCCCGTGAGGACGTCGTAGGTCGAGGCCGCCGTCGAGAACGAGGTCGAGCCCTCGTAGTCGACGGTCACGCGGCCCTCGCCGCCGTCCTTCGTCGTGATGAGGATGACGCCGTTCGCGCCGCGCGAGCCGTAGATCGCCGTCGCCGAGGCGTCCTTGAGGACGGTCACCGACTCGATGTCGTTCGGGTTGATGAGCGTGAGCGGGTTTCGCGGGGGGCCCGACGAGACCTGCCCAGCGCCGCCCGGGGTGACGTTGTCGCTCGAGATCGGGATGCCGTCGACGACGTAGAGCGGCTCGTTCGAGGCCGTGATGGAGGTGCCGCCGCGAATCTGGACGGAGACGGCCGCGCCGGGCTCGCCCGAGTTCTCGATCACGTTGACGCCGGCGACGCGGCCCTCGAGGAAGTCAGTGGGGGCCGTGACGAGGCCCTGGTTCGCGTCGTCGATGTCGATCGTCGCGACCGACGCCGTGACGTCGCCACGGCGCTGCGTGCCGTAACCGACGACGACGACCTCGTCGAGGATGTCGGAGTCCTCTTCGAGGCCGACGTCGATGACGGAGCGGCTGCCGACCGTCTCGCGCGTCTCGAGGTAGCCGAGGAAGCGGTACACGAGGACGGCGCCGGGGCCGTCGACGTCGATGGAGTATTCGCCGTCGACGTTCGTGGCGGCACCGCGTGTGGTGCCCTCGATGGTGACGTTGACGAAGGGGAGGGGATCGCCGCTGGTGGCATCCGTGACCGTCCCTGTGACCGTCCGCGACTGGGCGACGGCCGGGGCCGAGCCGAGTGCGAACAACAGGGCGGCCAGCCCGAGGAGGGTAGCGTTCCGACGCATCGGTGGTAAAGAGTGTGTGTGGAGGTCCGTGCGACGCGCACCGGGCTCGATCGATCGATCCCGGAAGCGCTATCGGCTCGGTTCCGATGTTAAGGGATGGTGGAGCGCTGTGCAAACGCTTACACATGCGATTCTGAACGGTTTAGGCCGGTTTCCAATTTTGGAAGGGCACGTCTCGCCCGCTTCATTTCTTCTGAAAGCGCTTCGATTCCCCTTCCAACGCGGATCCGGGGCTTCGGCCGCCCCCGCCCAGGCGATCTCCCTGGCCGGCCAACCACCCCTCAAGACAAGGGCAAAACCCCGTCCCCCCTCATCGCCACATTCCCGCGCAGCCCCTGTCGAGCTCCGAGCCGTGCGGGTCCGAGGGGGTCTCAGGAGTCGTCGTCGGAGACCTGGGGCGGCCGGAGCGTCGTGATGAGGATGACGCCATTGGCCCCGCGCGCGCCGTAGATCGCCGTCTCGCTCGCGTTCTTCAGCACCCGGATCGACTCCACG
This sequence is a window from Rubrivirga marina. Protein-coding genes within it:
- a CDS encoding SusC/RagA family TonB-linked outer membrane protein, translated to MRRNATLLGLAALLFALGSAPAVAQSRTVTGTVTDATSGDPLPFVNVTIEGTTRGAATNVDGEYSIDVDGPGAVLVYRFLGYLETRETVGSRSVIDVGLEEDSDILDEVVVVGYGTQRRGDVTASVATIDIDDANQGLVTAPTDFLEGRVAGVNVIENSGEPGAAVSVQIRGGTSITASNEPLYVVDGIPISSDNVTPGGAGQVSSGPPRNPLTLINPNDIESVTVLKDASATAIYGSRGANGVILITTKDGGEGRVTVDYEGSTSFSTAASTYDVLTGEEYRQFVRDNAGVLGADGQSGDDILGGPDANLNINAFDTNFVDEIFRTGVSQSHNLSFGGGTPTTQYRASVSYLNNEGIVISEGQERVTARLNANNQLFDNRLRLGLNLTSALTDDDFVAANDVGGFEGGLFQNAIQFRPIAPVNDDSQLDGYYEIEGQRSFRNPVALANQIDETARTVRTLGNITAELDLVEGLTASLNVGGDRSVGTRRAYTPAQSPVGQEFATATTNGGSAYRRTLERTSATISTYLTWASQLGENTNYDLLGGYEYQEFNVSETSVQTTSFVTDFTQDNLLQSGTVAINGNNAGPGTFSYRADNLLASFFTRANVNYGDRYFLTGSLRYDGSSRFSEENRYALFPAISGAWRISAEPFFDGGTAVTDLRLRAGYGVVGNQAIGDYLFLPLLAANPANSAVIDGIIVPGYAPSQLANPDLQWEQKEEVTVGLDYRLLSDRFYGSVEFYRNTTNDLLLNVPVLADVVPTQVQNVGSLRNTGVDLALDALLFENDASSFTLGLTFNTNRNEVLDLGGATQLFTGNISGEGQSGGQSLLLTPGEEFPIFYGYEFTGEYNADGKPIFNDYEVVDVDGDPDTAPGPLDRELVGTTDSPGDDDRVKLGSPRPDFTYGVRLNAAFGDFGVRAFFRGEQGRELFNNTSLVYGTRSIAGNRNFLDLEYDPDEAVVETPTYSSRYVEDASFLRLDQLTFEYRLGQVLPQIRNARLFLTGNNLFVLTPYTGLDPEVNSPGASADGISSVGVDYLDRPRARTFTIGVNLGI